The Primulina tabacum isolate GXHZ01 chromosome 7, ASM2559414v2, whole genome shotgun sequence genome includes a window with the following:
- the LOC142551740 gene encoding uncharacterized protein LOC142551740, whose amino-acid sequence MIGVVNKFFITSIFMWAAPVAILYGFNHKLLPGSTQLSPESMTLWSGILAVISVNVVIGLYIYLAMKEPSDKHEPDPKFLADAKASMIQSSPSVVDRTKQE is encoded by the exons ATGATTGGGGTTGTAAACAAGTTTTTTATTACATCCATATTTATGTGGGCAGCTCCTGTTGCAATTCTGTATGGATTCAATCACAAGTTATTGCCGG GTAGTACTCAGTTGTCACCCGAGTCCATGACATTGTGGAGTGGAATACTTGCAGTTATCTCCGTGAATGTGGTTATCGGATTATACATTTACTTGGCCATGAAAGAACCTTCAGACAAACACGAACCAGATCCTAAGTTCCTTGCCGATGCCAAGGCTAGCATGATTCAGTCCAGTCCAAGCGTTGTGGACCGTACGAAACAGGAATAG